A single window of Nicotiana tomentosiformis chromosome 1, ASM39032v3, whole genome shotgun sequence DNA harbors:
- the LOC104119402 gene encoding FACT complex subunit SPT16-like has translation MAEQRQGNGPPANGNAAGGNAYTIDLNTFSRRLQDLYSHWREHKNEFWGSSDVLAIATPPPSEDLRYLKSSAVNIWLLGYEFPETIMVFGNKQIHFLCSQKKASLLNVVKSTAKEAVGVEVVMHVKAKSEDGSTQMDNVLHAIRQQSISDAYDAPVIGYIAREGPEGKLLETWTKKIKDSGLQLIDVSNGLSDLFAVKDQNELTNVKKAAHLTASAMKNFVVPKLEKVIDEEKKVTHSSLMDDTEKAILDPVKVKVKLKAENVDICYPPIFQSGGIFDLRPSATSNDDGLYYDSASVIICAIGSRYSSYCSNLARTFLIDSTQMQTKAYEVLLKAQEAAIGALKAGNKVSAVYQAALAVVDRDTPELVNNLTKSAGTGIGLEFRESGLILNAKNDKLLRPGMVFNVSLGFHNLQNETKSEKSRNFSLLLADTVIVTKDGHDVITHLSSKALKDVAYSFNEDEEEEEPQVKAKSNGRETMHAKATLRSDNHEISKEEKRRLHQEELARQKNEETARRLAGAENLTGNSRGTARTSTDVVAYKSINDLPPPREMVIQVDQKNEAILLPIYGNMVPFHVATVKTVSSQQDTNRNCYIRIIFNVPGAPFSPTDANASKNQGAIYLKEVSFRSKDPRHISEVVQVIKTLRRNVMARESERAERATLVTQEKLVLAGNKFKPVRLPDLWIRPSFGGRARKLTGTLEAHANGFRYSTTRQDERVDIMYGNIKHTFFQPAEKEMITLLHFHLHNHIMVGNKKTKDVQFYVEVMDVVQTLGGGKRSAYDPDEIEEEQRERDRKNKINMDFQNFVNRVNDIWSQPQFKGLDLEFDQPLRELGFHGVPYKSSAFIVPASSCLVELVETPFLVITLSEIEIVNLERVGFGQKNCDMAIVFKDFKRDVMRIDSIPISSLDGIKEWLDTTDIKYYESKVNLNWRQVLKTITDEPQRFIDDGGWEFLNLEGTDSSSGDSESDQGYEPSDAEPESDSDDDESDSESLVESEDDEEEDEDEESEEEKGKTWEELEKEASYADRENGNESDSEDEKRKRKKNFGKSRVGPSSAASKRMKFR, from the coding sequence ATGGCAGAACAAAGACAAGGAAATGGTCCCCCTGCTAATGGGAATGCGGCAGGTGGAAATGCTTATACAATTGACTTGAACACTTTTAGTAGGCGACTGCAGGACTTATATTCACACTGGCGTGAACATAAAAATGAGTTTTGGGGCTCTTCTGATGTCCTTGCTATAGCTACTCCACCACCTTCAGAGGACTTGAGATACTTGAAATCCTCAGCTGTAAATATTTGGTTACTTGGATATGAGTTCCCTGAGACTATAATGGTCTTCGGAAACAAGCAGATACATTTTCTCTGTAGCCAAAAGAAAGCTTCATTGCTGAATGTTGTGAAATCGACTGCTAAAGAAGCTGTAGGCGTGGAAGTTGTCATGCATGTGAAGGCCAAAAGCGAGGATGGATCTACTCAAATGGACAACGTGCTCCATGCTATCCGTCAGCAGTCAATATCAGATGCTTATGATGCCCCTGTTATTGGATATATTGCACGAGAAGGCCCTGAAGGAAAGCTCTTGGAGACGTGGACTAAGAAGATAAAAGATTCTGGCCTTCAGCTTATTGATGTGTCGAATGGACTTTCTGACCTTTTCGCTGTGAAGGACCAAAATGAGCTAACAAACGTGAAGAAAGCTGCACATCTGACTGCTTCTGCTATGAAGAACTTTGTTGTTCCGAAGCTTGAGAAAGTAATTGATGAGGAGAAGAAAGTAACACATTCCTCATTAATGGATGACACAGAAAAGGCTATTCTGGACCCTGTTAAAGTCAAAGTGAAGCTGAAAGCTGAGAATGTTGATATTTGTTACCCTCCAATCTTTCAGAGTGGTGGTATTTTTGATCTTAGACCCAGTGCTACAAGCAATGATGATGGTTTGTATTATGATTCTGCCAGTGTCATCATATGTGCAATTGGTTCACGATACAGCAGCTATTGTTCGAATCTTGCTAGAACGTTTCTAATTGATTCCACTCAGATGCAGACTAAAGCTTATGAAGTACTTCTTAAAGCCCAGGAGGCAGCAATTGGTGCATTGAAAGCTGGTAACAAGGTTAGTGCTGTTTATCAAGCAGCTCTTGCTGTGGTTGACAGGGACACTCCTGAATTGGTGAACAACCTGACAAAATCTGCTGGGACAGGGATCGGTCTTGAGTTTCGGGAGTCGGGGTTGATCCTTAATGCTAAGAATGATAAACTGTTGAGACCGGGAATGGTTTTCAATGTGTCACTTGGTTTCCATAATTTGCAGAATGAGACCAAAAGTGAAAAGAGTCGGAATTTTTCACTTTTGCTAGCAGATACAGTGATTGTCACAAAGGATGGCCATGATGTGATCACCCATTTGAGCTCCAAAGCTTTGAAGGATGTGGCCTATTCCTTcaatgaagatgaagaagaagaggagcCGCAAGTGAAAGCCAAGTCCAATGGTAGGGAGACCATGCATGCCAAGGCAACACTTAGGTCTGACAACCATGAGATATCAAAAGAAGAGAAGAGGAGGCTGCACCAGGAAGAACTTGCCCGTCAGAAGAATGAAGAGACTGCTCGACGTCTTGCCGGTGCAGAAAACTTAACTGGGAATAGCAGGGGCACTGCTAGGACTTCAACTGATGTTGTTGCCTATAAGAGTATCAATGACCTGCCACCACCCAGAGAGATGGTTATTCAGGTTGACCAGAAGAATGAAGCCATCCTTCTACCAATATACGGTAATATGGTTCCTTTCCATGTGGCTACTGTTAAGACTGTTTCAAGCCAACAGGACACCAACCGTAACTGCTACATCCGAATCATATTTAATGTTCCTGGTGCCCCTTTCTCACCTACTGATGCGAATGCATCAAAGAATCAAGGTGCCATTTACCTAAAGGAAGTTTCATTTCGTTCCAAGGATCCTAGGCACATAAGTGAGGTGGTCCAGGTGATTAAAACACTTCGACGTAATGTTATGGCAAGGGAGTCAGAGAGAGCTGAAAGAGCAACTTTAGTGACTCAGGAAAAGCTTGTCCTTGCAGGGAATAAATTCAAGCCAGTTAGGCTGCCTGACTTATGGATTCGTCCCTCATTTGGTGGTCGTGCACGAAAGCTTACTGGTACACTGGAAGCTCATGCCAATGGTTTCCGGTATTCAACCACAAGACAAGATGAACGTGTTGACATCATGTATGGTAATATCAAGCATACCTTCTTCCAGCCAGCAGAGAAGGAGATGATTACCCTTCTTCACTTTCATCTGCACAACCACATCATGGTGGGGAACAAGAAGACCAAGGATGTTCAGTTCTATGTTGAGGTAATGGATGTGGTCCAAACGCTTGGAGGTGGAAAGAGGTCTGCATATGATCCAGATGAGATTGAGGAAGAACAGAGGGAAAGAGATCGGAAGAACAAAATCAACATGGACTTCCAGAATTTTGTGAACCGAGTGAATGATATTTGGAGCCAGCCTCAGTTTAAGGGACTCGACCTGGAATTTGATCAACCTCTGAGAGAACTTGGGTTCCATGGGGTGCCCTATAAATCATCCGCTTTCATTGTACCAGCCTCCAGCTGTTTGGTTGAGCTGGTAGAGACCCCATTCCTTGTGATAACCCTAAGTGAGATTGAGATTGTTAACTTGGAAAGAGTTGGATTTGGTCAGAAGAACTGTGATATGGCTATTGTTTTTAAGGACTTCAAGCGTGACGTCATGCGGATAGATTCAATCCCTATTTCATCCCTTGATGGCATCAAGGAATGGCTCGACACAACTGACATCAAGTATTATGAGAGCAAGGTGAATCTGAATTGGCGTCAAGTGTTGAAGACCATAACTGATGAGCCACAGAggtttattgatgatggtggctgGGAATTTTTAAACTTGGAAGGTACTGACTCATCATCTGGAGATTCAGAATCAGACCAAGGTTATGAACCTTCAGATGCTGAACCTGAGTCAGATTCTGATGATGATGAGTCTGATAGTGAATCTCTGGTGGAGTCTGaagatgatgaggaggaagatgaagatgaagagtCAGAGGAGGAAAAAGGTAAAACATGGGAAGAGCTGGAGAAAGAAGCAAGCTATGCAGATAGGGAGAATGGGAATGAATCAGATAGCGAGGAtgagaagaggaagaggaagaagaatttTGGCAAGTCACGAGTTGGTCCCAGTTCTGCTGCCAGCAAGCGAATGAAGTTCAGGTAG
- the LOC104119403 gene encoding FACT complex subunit SPT16-like yields MADSRNGNVKVSNDKASGSANAYAINLENFGKRLKMLYSHWTEHNDELWGASEVLAIGTPPPSEDLRYLKSSALNMWLVGYEFPDTIMVFMKKQIHFLCSQKKASLLEAVKKTSKDVVGVDVVMHVRAKKDDGTGAMDAIFQAIQDQSVLNGDDMPVVGHIAREAPEGILLETWTEKLKNTQFQLSDVTNGFSDLFAVKDTAEIMNVKKAAYLTSSVMKHFVVPKLERVIDEEKKVTHSSLMDDTEKVILEPAKIKVKLKADNVDICYPPIFQSGGEFDLRPSASSNEQNLYYDSTSVIICAIGSRYNSYCSNVARTFLIDANPLQSKAYEVLLKAHDAAIGALKPGNKAGDSYLAALSVVEKEAPELVANLTKSAGTGIGLEFRESGLNLNGKNDRMLKSGMVFNVSLGFQNLQTESKNPKTEKFCVLLADTVVIGQNAPEVVTSMSSKAVKDVAYSFNEEDEEEEVQAKVKAKPVAADGLSSKAMLRSVNHETSREELRRQHQAELARQKNEETARRLTGGSSGGSDSRGAVKATGELVAYKNVNDLPPPRDLMIQVDQKNEAILLPIHGTMIPFHVSTVKSVSSQQDTNRTCYIRIMFNVPGTPFTPHDTNSLKFQGSIYVKEVSFRSKDPRHITEVVQQIRSLRRQVVSRESERAERATLVTQEKLQVAGAKFKPIKLSDLWIRPVFGGRGRKLPGTLEAHTNGFRYGTSRSDEKVDVMYGNIKHAFFQPAEKEMITVLHFHLRNHIMVGNKKTKDVQFYVEVMDVVQTIGGGKRSAYDPDEIEEEQRERDRKNKINMEFQTFVNKVNDLWGQPHFKGLDLEFDQPLRELGFHGVPHKSTAFIVPTSSCLVELVETPFVVITLNEIEIVNLERVGLGQKNFDMTIVFKDFKRDVMRIDSIPSTSLDGIKEWLDTTDLKYYESRLNLNWRQILKTITDDPEEFIENGGWEFLNLEGTDSESDHSQESDQGYEPSDVEPVSSDEEDDESESVVESEDDEGEDSEEYSEEEGKTWEELEREASNADREKGAESDSDDDRKRRNMKAFGKGRPPERRNLASNISKRPRFR; encoded by the coding sequence ATGGCTGATAGCCGGAATGGTAATGTCAAGGTTTCTAATGACAAAGCATCCGGATCAGCCAATGCTTATGCCATCAATCTGGAGAACTTCGGTAAAAGATTGAAAATGTTATACTCCCACTGGACTGAACACAATGATGAACTTTGGGGAGCTTCTGAAGTTCTTGCCATAGGAACTCCTCCTCCATCTGAGGATCTGCGGTATCTGAAGTCATCAGCTTTGAATATGTGGTTGGTCGGGTATGAATTTCCTGATACTATCATGGTTTTCATGAAGAAGCAGATCCATTTCCTTTGTAGCCAAAAGAAGGCCTCCTTACTTGAAGCTGTCAAGAAAACCTCTAAGGACGTTGTAGGAGTGGATGTTGTTATGCACGTAAGGGCTAAAAAAGATGACGGAACTGGTGCAATGGATGCAATATTTCAAGCTATACAAGATCAGTCAGTGTTAAATGGTGATGATATGCCTGTTGTTGGACACATTGCAAGAGAAGCTCCTGAAGGGATTCTTTTAGAAACCTGGACTGAGAAGCTAAAGAATACACAATTTCAGCTCAGTGATGTAACTAATGGATTCTCTGATCTGTTTGCTGTCAAGGACACTGCTGAAATTATGAATGTGAAGAAAGCTGCTTATCTGACTTCATCCGTGATGAAGCACtttgtagtcccaaagttggaaagGGTTATCGATGAGGAGAAGAAGGTGACACATTCTTCACTAATGGATGACACTGAAAAGGTCATACTTGAACCTGCAAAAATTAAAGTGAAGTTAAAGGCAGATAATGTTGACATCTGTTACCCTCCGATTTTTCAGAGTGGAGGAGAGTTTGATCTGAGACCAAGTGCGTCAAGCAATGAGCAGAATCTTTACTATGATTCGACTAGTGTGATTATCTGCGCAATTGGTTCTCGATATAATAGTTACTGCTCCAATGTTGCTCGGACCTTTCTAATTGATGCCAATCCATTGCAAAGCAAGGCTTATGAAGTCCTCCTGAAGGCCCATGATGCTGCAATTGGAGCTCTGAAACCAGGAAACAAGGCTGGTGATTCCTACCTAGCAGCACTCAGTGTAGTCGAAAAGGAGGCACCTGAATTGGTTGCAAACTTGACGAAATCTGCAGGAACTGGAATTGGGCTTGAGTTCCGTGAATCAGGGTTAAACCTTAACGGCAAGAATGATAGAATGCTGAAATCTGGCATGGTTTTTAACGTGTCTCTTGGGTTTCAAAATTTGCAAACAGAGTCTAAAAACCCAAAAACTGAAAAATTTTGTGTCTTGCTTGCTGATACAGTTGTTATTGGTCAAAATGCTCCAGAAGTGGTGACTTCTATGAGTTCTAAAGCTGTAAAGGATGTGGCTTACTCATTCAatgaggaggatgaagaagaggAGGTGCAGGCGAAGGTCAAAGCTAAGCCTGTAGCCGCCGATGGACTCTCATCCAAGGCTATGCTTAGGTCAGTTAACCATGAGACATCAAGGGAGGAACTAAGGCGGCAACACCAGGCAGAATTGGCCCGCCAAAAGAACGAAGAAACTGCACGGAGGCTCACAGGAGGAAGTTCTGGGGGGTCAGATAGCCGTGGAGCTGTGAAAGCCACTGGTGAACTGGTTGCATATAAGAACGTTAATGATCTGCCACCTCCAAGAGATTTGATGATTCAGGTTGACCAGAAGAATGAGGCTATTCTTTTACCTATTCATGGAACCATGATACCATTCCATGTCTCCACTGTGAAAAGTGTATCTAGTCAACAAGATACTAACCGTACCTGCTATATCCGAATAATGTTCAATGTTCCTGGCACTCCATTCACTCCTCATGACACAAATAGTCTAAAGTTCCAGGGGTCAATATATGTTAAAGAAGTTTCATTTCGTTCAAAGGACCCAAGGCACATCACTGAAGTGGTTCAACAAATAAGATCCCTTCGCAGGCAGGTTGTCTCTAGAGAATCAGAGAGAGCTGAGAGAGCAACTTTAGTAACACAGGAGAAACTTCAAGTTGCTGGAGCCAAATTTAAGCCAATAAAATTGTCAGATCTGTGGATTCGTCCAGTATTTGGTGGTCGTGGGAGAAAGCTTCCTGGTACTCTAGAGGCTCATACAAATGGATTCCGCTATGGAACTTCAAGGTCAGATGAGAAAGTGGATGTTATGTATGGTAACATCAAACATGCATTCTTCCAGCCAGCAGAAAAGGAAATGATTACCGTCCTCCACTTTCACCTGCGTAATCACATAATGGTGGGAAACAAGAAAACCAAGGACGTGCAGTTCTATGTTGAAGTGATGGATGTTGTGCAGACAATTGGAGGTGGAAAAAGATCTGCTTATGATCCTGATGAGATCGAGGAGGAACAACGTGAAAGGGATCGGAAAAATAAGATCAACATGGAATTCCAAACATTTGTGAACAAGGTGAATGACCTCTGGGGCCAGCCTCACTTTAAAGGGCTTGATTTGGAGTTTGATCAGCCGTTGAGAGAGCTTGGGTTCCACGGGGTACCCCACAAGTCAACAGCTTTTATAGTCCCAACATCTAGCTGCCTTGTTGAGCTCGTAGAGACACCTTTTGTTGTGATCACTCTCAATGAGATTGAGATAGTCAACCTAGAGAGAGTTGGGCTTGGGCAGAAAAATTTTGACATGACAATTGTATTCAAGGATTTCAAAAGAGATGTTATGCGAATTGATTCTATTCCTTCAACTTCCCTTGATGGTATCAAGGAGTGGCTTGATACAACTGACCTTAAGTACTACGAGAGCAGGCTGAATCTGAACTGGCGTCAGATACTGAAAACAATTACTGATGATCCAGAAGAATTCATAGAGAATGGTGGATGGGAATTTTTGAATTTAGAAGGTACTGATTCGGAATCCGACCACTCACAGGAGTCTGATCAAGGATATGAACCTTCAGATGTAGAGCCTGTCTCGTCAGACGAGGAAGATGATGAAAGCGAATCAGTAGTGGAGTCAGAAGATGATGAAGGAGAGGACTCAGAGGAATACTCCGAAGAAGAAGGAAAAACATGGGAAGAATTAGAAAGAGAAGCAAGCAATGCCGACAGAGAGAAAGGAGCGGAATCAGACAGTGACGATGATAGGAAGAGAAGGAATATGAAGGCTTTTGGGAAAGGTCGTCCTCCAGAGAGAAGAAATCTCGCTAGCAACATATCCAAAAGACCCAGGTTTAGGTAA